One stretch of Actinacidiphila sp. DG2A-62 DNA includes these proteins:
- a CDS encoding ATP-binding protein: MTRSRLEDPRPVAGDRVAAWMKAKLAERGLTDTDLTASSCEDEGEGPSPAEQAAQKRIPYDYRHAVASHPQVTAWVNRIASGAVAPDLGGRGRREIAHGPSLLLWGPTGTGKTHQAYGAVRALTAAGCAARWQATTAADLYGAMRPRPGVDVEHQLRRIVRVPLLLLDDLGAAKPSEWTEEMTFRLLNWRCQNRLPTLITTNLPPVRSERIHPQARVLRDMVGDRVLSRLSGMCEAVELTGPDRRYAAA; this comes from the coding sequence ATGACCCGCAGCCGCCTGGAGGACCCGCGTCCGGTAGCCGGCGACCGCGTCGCGGCGTGGATGAAAGCCAAGCTCGCCGAGCGCGGCCTGACCGACACCGACCTCACCGCCTCCAGCTGTGAAGACGAAGGCGAAGGCCCGTCTCCAGCCGAACAGGCTGCGCAGAAACGTATCCCCTACGACTACCGCCACGCGGTCGCCAGCCACCCGCAGGTGACCGCCTGGGTGAACCGGATCGCCTCCGGCGCGGTCGCCCCCGACCTCGGCGGCCGGGGACGCCGCGAGATCGCCCACGGCCCCAGCCTGCTGCTGTGGGGGCCGACCGGCACCGGCAAGACACACCAGGCGTACGGGGCGGTCCGCGCCCTGACCGCCGCTGGATGCGCGGCCCGGTGGCAGGCCACCACCGCCGCCGACCTCTACGGCGCTATGCGCCCGCGCCCCGGCGTGGACGTCGAGCACCAGCTGCGGCGTATCGTCCGGGTCCCGCTGCTGCTCCTGGACGACCTCGGCGCGGCCAAGCCCAGCGAGTGGACAGAGGAAATGACGTTCCGGCTGCTCAACTGGCGCTGCCAGAACCGCCTCCCGACGCTCATCACCACCAACCTGCCGCCGGTCCGCAGCGAGCGGATCCACCCGCAGGCGCGCGTACTGCGCGACATGGTCGGCGACCGCGTCCTGAGCCGCTTGTCCGGGATGTGCGAAGCCGTCGAACTCACCGGTCCCGACCGACGCTACGCAGCAGCCTGA
- a CDS encoding helix-turn-helix domain-containing protein, producing the protein MYLELRSRRSATASDIASALGLPAHECARILRDLRELCLVDPAGSGATFVALDPDTALARLFDAHRGRVAAQMQELEQFHRSTEMLVHRYRPAVLHEGVQVDIENLPAGQVRAVVQALVAAVRTATWSMHPGPLPPPDVLHDALAQDRVLLNRGVEVRAVYADSAASSKRGLRYLTEIAALGVNVRLAPQLPFDLVIFDSHTALLPGNPSVPAESALVLRGSRLMPTYVALFEDVWLRAVPFTPENPQEDKGTATDSRDAAVLRLLANGLTDEQIGRRLGRSPRTVGRIVSDLMDRMGAASRFQMGALAAARGHVAPVDGGLGEKNE; encoded by the coding sequence GTGTACCTGGAGCTGCGCAGCCGACGGAGCGCGACCGCATCCGACATCGCGTCAGCGCTGGGCTTGCCGGCGCATGAGTGCGCCCGCATCTTGCGGGACCTGCGCGAGCTGTGCCTGGTGGACCCGGCGGGCTCCGGCGCGACATTCGTCGCGCTCGACCCGGACACCGCCCTGGCCCGCCTTTTCGATGCCCACAGAGGTCGCGTCGCGGCGCAGATGCAGGAGTTGGAGCAGTTCCACCGCAGCACCGAGATGCTGGTGCACCGCTACCGGCCGGCTGTTCTGCACGAGGGTGTCCAGGTTGATATCGAGAACCTGCCGGCCGGGCAGGTCCGCGCCGTGGTCCAGGCTCTGGTGGCCGCCGTTCGGACGGCGACGTGGTCGATGCACCCCGGGCCGCTGCCCCCGCCCGACGTGCTGCACGACGCGCTCGCGCAGGACAGGGTTCTGCTCAACCGCGGCGTGGAGGTACGGGCCGTGTACGCCGACAGCGCCGCCTCATCCAAACGGGGCCTGCGCTACCTCACCGAGATCGCAGCCCTGGGAGTGAACGTGCGGCTCGCCCCGCAACTGCCCTTCGACCTGGTCATTTTCGACTCCCACACCGCGCTGCTGCCCGGCAACCCCTCCGTTCCCGCCGAGTCTGCCCTGGTGCTGCGCGGGTCGCGCCTGATGCCCACCTATGTCGCGCTGTTCGAGGACGTGTGGCTGCGGGCCGTCCCCTTCACCCCGGAGAACCCACAGGAGGACAAGGGCACGGCGACTGACAGCCGCGACGCGGCGGTTCTGCGCCTGCTGGCGAACGGGCTGACCGACGAGCAGATCGGACGCCGTCTCGGCAGGTCCCCCCGCACCGTGGGGCGCATCGTCTCGGACCTGATGGACCGGATGGGCGCCGCTAGCCGGTTCCAGATGGGGGCCCTGGCTGCCGCGCGCGGCCACGTCGCCCCCGTCGACGGCGGGCTCGGCGAGAAGAACGAGTAA
- a CDS encoding relaxase/mobilization nuclease domain-containing protein yields MIPHIHKRGANTYGLLSYLYGPGEAEEHTDPHLVASFDGMAPDPGRDPAATLKALQILLDQPVAALEPVRRPARHVWHMSVRNAPEDPTLPDGHWADIARRIVAATGIDPGDGAGCRWAAVRHADDHIHIIATVVREDGYRPDLHNDASRAQAEARLLEVAYGLRQLTTGDKTAAKRPTSAELHKAKRTGRERTAREELREAVRRAAAGTDSEQEFFTRLGDAGLLVRTKVMPSGDLSGFSVALPDDLTAQGEPVFYSGSSLAPDLSLPRVRQRFADPSGHEATGRSSSPASGRSRLRPAPARRRTAEAAWAAILLIDQGSDGAAAAQIAATGEILDALALTSAAHTRQHLREAAQTFERATRSHIRAERQHARALRRAARDLVYSGPALGRGEDGAGTAMAIDMLFFLVTATALWHSRKRHAQQAAAARQAAEHLRAAYRGAADRPLRAARQRGQSLPAPVRDRQAAAVREALPDLAEQILSEPGWYALAATLTDIEVVGRRPAELLAEAAARRELSTAQSVSDVLLWRLRRTAGLPADPTAPHPPRPAGPAAPKPQSKPDTHQQTRSL; encoded by the coding sequence GTGATTCCGCACATCCACAAACGCGGTGCCAACACCTACGGCCTGCTGTCCTACCTCTACGGGCCGGGCGAGGCCGAGGAGCACACCGATCCCCACCTGGTCGCCTCCTTCGACGGCATGGCCCCGGACCCGGGCCGTGACCCGGCGGCGACGCTGAAGGCGCTCCAAATCCTGCTCGACCAGCCCGTCGCCGCCCTCGAACCGGTGCGCCGTCCGGCCCGGCACGTGTGGCACATGTCGGTCCGCAACGCACCCGAAGACCCCACCCTGCCGGACGGCCACTGGGCGGACATCGCGCGCCGCATCGTGGCCGCCACCGGTATCGACCCCGGTGACGGCGCCGGATGCCGGTGGGCGGCGGTCCGTCACGCCGACGACCACATCCACATCATCGCCACCGTGGTCCGCGAGGACGGCTACAGGCCCGACCTCCACAACGACGCATCCCGCGCCCAGGCCGAAGCGCGTCTGCTCGAAGTCGCCTACGGGCTGCGACAGCTCACCACCGGCGACAAGACCGCGGCCAAACGACCCACCAGCGCCGAACTCCACAAGGCCAAGCGCACCGGGCGCGAGCGCACGGCGCGCGAGGAACTGCGTGAAGCCGTACGCCGTGCCGCTGCCGGAACGGACAGTGAGCAGGAGTTCTTCACCCGGCTGGGCGACGCCGGGCTGCTGGTCCGCACCAAGGTGATGCCCTCCGGCGATCTGTCCGGCTTCAGCGTCGCCCTGCCCGACGACCTGACCGCCCAGGGCGAGCCGGTCTTCTACTCCGGCTCATCCCTCGCGCCCGATTTGTCGCTGCCCCGGGTCCGGCAGCGCTTCGCCGACCCCAGCGGCCACGAGGCCACCGGGCGATCCTCGTCGCCGGCATCCGGGCGCTCCAGGCTGCGGCCGGCCCCAGCTCGTCGCCGAACCGCCGAAGCAGCGTGGGCGGCGATCCTCCTCATCGACCAGGGAAGCGACGGGGCAGCGGCAGCGCAGATCGCCGCCACCGGAGAAATCCTGGACGCACTCGCCCTGACCTCGGCCGCCCACACCCGGCAACACCTGCGTGAGGCAGCCCAAACGTTCGAGCGGGCGACGCGCTCCCACATCCGCGCCGAGCGCCAGCACGCGCGGGCACTGCGCCGGGCGGCCCGCGACCTGGTCTACTCCGGGCCCGCGCTGGGCCGCGGCGAGGACGGTGCCGGCACCGCCATGGCCATCGACATGCTGTTCTTCCTCGTCACCGCGACCGCCCTGTGGCACAGCCGAAAGCGGCACGCCCAGCAGGCAGCCGCCGCTCGCCAAGCAGCCGAACACCTGCGCGCCGCCTACCGCGGCGCCGCCGACCGGCCCCTTCGCGCCGCACGCCAGCGAGGCCAGTCGCTCCCGGCGCCGGTCCGGGACCGGCAGGCGGCAGCCGTGCGCGAAGCGCTCCCCGACCTCGCCGAACAGATCCTGTCCGAACCCGGCTGGTACGCGCTGGCAGCCACCCTCACCGACATCGAGGTCGTCGGCCGCCGTCCCGCCGAACTCCTCGCCGAAGCAGCCGCGCGGCGCGAACTGAGCACGGCGCAGTCCGTCAGCGACGTGCTCCTCTGGCGCCTGCGCCGCACCGCCGGTCTCCCCGCCGATCCGACCGCTCCCCATCCGCCCCGACCCGCCGGCCCCGCCGCACCCAAGCCCCAGAGTAAACCGGATACCCACCAGCAAACCCGCTCTCTCTGA
- a CDS encoding WhiB family transcriptional regulator has protein sequence MRYITTHDAPATDLRGIGDTTWQRHGACKDLSPTKADRIFFPTARNAAAVAQAKALCARCPVITTCLNAAVDTASREGIWGGQTAAERQKTHADAANRLDAERVDAVVAGRDIKLSGRERRAVAREAVLRGWNAQRLASVLGFTVKHARDMLGTARHRLLEEGILADTLSGMDDPEDLGGTNPDDMTTGAEEFDALQGPTDAELAEQARLAEQAA, from the coding sequence TTGCGCTACATCACCACCCATGACGCCCCCGCAACCGACCTGCGGGGCATCGGCGACACCACCTGGCAACGGCACGGTGCCTGCAAAGACCTGAGCCCGACAAAGGCCGACCGGATCTTCTTCCCCACCGCCCGCAACGCCGCCGCCGTCGCCCAGGCCAAAGCCCTCTGCGCACGCTGCCCCGTCATCACCACGTGCCTGAACGCAGCCGTGGACACCGCCTCCCGCGAAGGAATCTGGGGCGGCCAAACCGCAGCCGAGCGGCAGAAAACACACGCGGATGCGGCCAACCGGCTGGATGCCGAGCGCGTTGACGCGGTCGTCGCCGGCCGGGACATCAAGCTGTCCGGCAGGGAGCGCCGGGCCGTCGCCCGGGAAGCCGTCCTGCGCGGCTGGAACGCCCAACGGCTGGCGAGCGTCTTGGGCTTCACTGTCAAACACGCCCGCGACATGCTCGGCACCGCCCGCCACCGCCTGCTCGAGGAGGGCATCCTCGCCGACACCCTGTCCGGCATGGACGACCCCGAAGACCTCGGCGGCACCAACCCGGACGACATGACCACCGGCGCGGAGGAGTTCGACGCCCTGCAGGGACCCACCGACGCCGAACTCGCCGAGCAGGCCCGGCTCGCAGAGCAGGCCGCGTGA
- a CDS encoding cytochrome P450: protein MPVLPVPSSDVDLFCDATLRDPYPAYHVLREKGPAVYLPAHQVWAVARHEVAERVLHDDAFASADGIALTDLANHTVLAGTVLASDGQAHRRLRRVLSAQLAPRAVQLLTADITARAERIVTAHLNNAAEADGVVDAVAVAAEMVTGTVMDLMGLPKTTLPQLQAGAPATFDLFGPANPRYQAALPIAARMVEFLHTTVTRERVRPDSWMGAIFAAVDTGRLVETDAIPLASAYTAASMDTTVLGLADTIGQLARHPTAWARLRTAPTAWATPAFDESLRLEAPIQGFGRRATTDVDLDGVRIRAGDQVWVLYGAAGRDPRRWGPTADAYDPARPNPGGHLAFGTGPHLCAGIPLARLQAHAVLTALARHAHHLDPAGPGERLLNHTLRGYRTLPVRARPAPPGRTAPADATPPPQTAGPAPATAQDTL from the coding sequence ATGCCTGTCCTGCCCGTCCCGTCGAGCGACGTCGACCTGTTCTGCGACGCGACCCTGCGCGACCCCTACCCCGCCTACCACGTGCTGCGGGAGAAGGGCCCAGCGGTCTACCTGCCCGCGCACCAGGTGTGGGCCGTCGCACGGCACGAGGTGGCCGAGCGCGTGCTGCACGACGACGCCTTCGCCTCGGCCGACGGCATCGCCCTCACCGACCTGGCCAACCACACGGTGCTGGCCGGGACGGTGCTGGCCAGTGACGGGCAGGCCCACCGACGGCTGCGCCGGGTGCTGTCCGCGCAACTCGCCCCCCGCGCCGTCCAACTCCTCACCGCCGACATCACCGCCCGCGCCGAGCGGATCGTCACCGCCCACCTGAACAACGCCGCCGAGGCCGACGGAGTGGTCGACGCCGTCGCGGTCGCCGCCGAAATGGTCACCGGCACCGTCATGGACCTGATGGGCCTGCCCAAGACCACCCTGCCCCAGCTCCAGGCGGGCGCGCCCGCCACGTTCGACCTGTTCGGCCCCGCCAACCCCCGCTACCAGGCCGCGCTGCCGATCGCCGCCAGGATGGTGGAGTTCCTGCACACCACGGTCACCCGCGAACGGGTGCGGCCGGACAGCTGGATGGGCGCCATCTTCGCCGCCGTGGACACCGGGCGACTGGTCGAGACTGACGCCATCCCCCTCGCCAGCGCCTACACCGCAGCATCCATGGACACCACCGTGCTGGGCCTGGCCGACACCATCGGCCAGCTCGCCCGCCACCCCACCGCCTGGGCCCGCCTGCGCACCGCCCCCACCGCCTGGGCCACGCCGGCCTTCGACGAAAGCCTGCGCCTGGAAGCCCCCATACAGGGCTTCGGCCGCCGGGCCACCACGGACGTCGACCTGGACGGCGTGCGCATCCGCGCCGGCGACCAGGTGTGGGTGCTGTACGGGGCGGCCGGACGCGACCCCCGCCGCTGGGGCCCCACCGCCGACGCTTACGACCCCGCCCGCCCGAACCCCGGCGGCCACCTCGCGTTCGGCACCGGCCCCCACCTGTGCGCGGGCATCCCCCTCGCCCGCCTCCAGGCCCACGCCGTCCTGACCGCGCTGGCCCGCCACGCCCACCACCTCGACCCCGCCGGGCCCGGCGAACGCCTGCTCAACCACACCCTGCGCGGCTACCGCACCCTGCCCGTGCGCGCCCGCCCCGCTCCGCCCGGCCGCACCGCCCCGGCCGACGCCACGCCACCCCCGCAGACGGCTGGCCCCGCCCCCGCAACAGCACAGGACACGCTGTGA
- a CDS encoding DUF6233 domain-containing protein, with product MSLYAPAAAVRQIPGETYAAVPREPAAAPEPVYLLVSPGPDRPERQLVVHEPDCFTLGKNRWRYTIQTIDAGMARTMMARFDDTEPCQICRPDP from the coding sequence GTGAGTCTCTACGCGCCAGCCGCCGCGGTACGGCAGATTCCCGGCGAGACCTACGCCGCCGTTCCCCGCGAGCCGGCCGCCGCGCCGGAGCCGGTGTATCTGCTTGTCTCACCGGGCCCCGACCGTCCCGAGCGGCAGCTCGTGGTCCACGAACCGGACTGCTTCACCCTCGGGAAAAATCGGTGGCGGTACACGATCCAGACGATCGACGCGGGCATGGCGCGCACCATGATGGCGCGGTTTGACGACACCGAGCCCTGCCAGATCTGCCGGCCGGACCCGTAA
- a CDS encoding DEAD/DEAH box helicase translates to MRDDEDIHQKEDEDRKMHLAEPLWKHQEEAVNGIQKEFSSAARTTLVMACGTGKTRVGAEVSKTVAPNGPVLISEPTVDLVAQTLKAWVAALGRQAMGKVVAVCGDQDLMNQEDTERLTDLGVEVTTNPERLAELLRAPDGRFIAATTYHSLPRIIEAHRVPGTKPWKLHVVDEAHRSAGIQGRPWSVLHKDELIPADKRLYMTATPRIVTGSDGSDVFSMDDEKVFGRVGYKLTFGQAREKKILADYRVVVSVVTDAEIYRLATSSEGSAFFQVGPVGVSADILARQVAVLRAARDLGVQRMLTYHSRIRDAAWFSQTLPAADALIGSSSDLSTGYVYGVQERAERRRVLDTLQSDGHGRVIISNAKVLSEGYDAPSVDAVAFLNPRNSVIDIVQIIGRALRLGNRIDKTAYIIIPIVLKPDQDASQALGSSQFSMVHQVVRALAAHDEDLAGEMRSGRRLIGMRNYRADEVPDVRLSTPQWLRFVGSEIPPGFADSITVQAVRAATTLWDEYLGAVTAYKEEHGRLPGRTHRAPGPESAPIGEWLSNQRRRRESLLPQQREALDALGIAWLPRDEQWQRGIEAARSFVERERHLRVPVGHIEKDGTGEPAGFKLGRWIVNNRQAYKRGNLSQERIADLEGLGIEWDVPRANWTLAFTAVRAFLGSNGHLNIPAAQGVKLPDGTEIKLASWLRDERRRLETGRLAPELAAELAILDDAFEQKTDRYWESGFRVAQKYHRTQGHLNPPPHNKVQDPDGHPFPLWDWLRKMRQEKAAGRLPKDRRAALEALGVSWDIPEGKRDQSWNAKFALAEAYYRANGTLDVPYLYSTDPPESVKLGAWIATQRRAFKSGSLSVERIRKLESVGMRWSMHGD, encoded by the coding sequence ATGCGAGACGACGAAGATATTCACCAGAAAGAAGATGAGGACCGGAAGATGCATTTGGCAGAGCCATTGTGGAAACATCAGGAAGAGGCAGTCAACGGCATCCAGAAGGAGTTTTCCTCAGCCGCTCGCACCACCCTGGTGATGGCCTGCGGGACGGGGAAAACCCGTGTCGGAGCGGAAGTCTCAAAGACCGTCGCGCCCAATGGTCCTGTACTCATCTCCGAGCCGACAGTCGACCTGGTGGCTCAGACTCTCAAGGCATGGGTCGCGGCCCTCGGCCGACAGGCGATGGGAAAGGTAGTCGCAGTGTGCGGGGACCAAGACCTCATGAACCAGGAAGACACCGAGCGCCTGACAGACCTAGGCGTCGAAGTCACCACGAATCCGGAACGGCTCGCCGAACTACTGCGCGCTCCAGACGGACGATTCATCGCGGCAACGACATATCACAGCCTGCCGAGGATTATCGAAGCCCACCGTGTGCCTGGAACAAAGCCGTGGAAGCTGCATGTCGTCGACGAAGCGCATCGATCCGCTGGCATCCAGGGAAGGCCCTGGTCCGTCCTTCATAAGGATGAGCTGATTCCAGCAGACAAACGCCTCTATATGACGGCCACACCGCGGATTGTGACCGGCTCCGACGGCTCCGACGTTTTCAGCATGGACGATGAGAAAGTATTCGGACGAGTCGGATACAAATTAACATTTGGCCAGGCCCGGGAGAAAAAGATTCTGGCTGACTATCGCGTTGTTGTCTCCGTCGTCACAGACGCAGAAATTTACAGGCTCGCCACCAGCAGCGAAGGGTCGGCGTTCTTTCAAGTTGGGCCCGTCGGGGTTTCTGCAGATATTTTGGCCCGCCAGGTGGCCGTCCTGCGGGCCGCCCGAGACCTCGGGGTACAGCGCATGCTCACCTACCATTCTCGGATTCGAGACGCCGCCTGGTTCTCGCAAACGCTGCCGGCCGCAGACGCGCTGATCGGTTCTTCATCAGACCTCTCAACGGGTTATGTCTACGGAGTTCAAGAAAGGGCCGAACGCCGCAGGGTGCTCGACACCCTGCAGTCCGACGGCCATGGCCGAGTAATCATCTCCAATGCCAAGGTTCTCAGCGAAGGCTATGATGCGCCTTCCGTCGACGCTGTTGCATTCCTCAACCCACGCAACTCGGTAATCGATATCGTTCAGATTATTGGCCGCGCACTGCGCCTTGGCAATAGGATCGATAAAACCGCGTATATCATTATCCCTATCGTTTTGAAGCCTGACCAGGATGCCTCCCAGGCCCTGGGCTCCTCTCAATTCTCGATGGTGCATCAAGTCGTTCGCGCGCTGGCCGCGCACGATGAGGATCTTGCCGGAGAGATGCGATCTGGACGCCGCCTGATCGGGATGAGGAACTATAGAGCAGATGAAGTCCCCGACGTCCGGCTCAGTACACCGCAATGGCTGCGGTTCGTCGGGTCTGAGATTCCGCCTGGTTTCGCGGACTCCATCACAGTGCAGGCTGTCCGTGCCGCAACGACCCTATGGGATGAGTACCTGGGAGCCGTCACGGCCTACAAGGAGGAGCATGGACGGCTCCCTGGGCGCACCCATCGGGCTCCCGGCCCCGAATCTGCACCGATCGGGGAGTGGTTGAGTAATCAGCGCCGCCGCCGGGAGTCGTTGCTGCCGCAGCAGAGAGAGGCTCTGGATGCCCTGGGAATTGCATGGCTGCCACGCGACGAACAATGGCAGCGGGGAATCGAGGCAGCCCGCTCTTTTGTCGAAAGAGAACGGCATCTGAGGGTGCCGGTAGGGCACATCGAAAAGGACGGGACAGGGGAGCCGGCGGGGTTCAAACTGGGGCGCTGGATAGTCAACAACCGCCAAGCGTACAAGCGGGGAAATCTTAGTCAAGAGCGCATCGCTGATCTGGAAGGCTTGGGAATCGAGTGGGACGTTCCGAGAGCCAACTGGACGCTTGCGTTCACCGCAGTACGAGCGTTCCTTGGGAGCAACGGCCATCTCAATATACCGGCCGCTCAAGGCGTAAAACTCCCTGACGGAACCGAGATAAAACTCGCTTCCTGGCTGAGGGACGAACGAAGGAGATTGGAAACGGGGCGACTCGCGCCGGAGTTGGCGGCCGAGCTGGCCATCCTCGATGACGCATTCGAGCAGAAGACCGACCGCTACTGGGAATCAGGTTTTCGAGTCGCTCAAAAATATCATCGCACACAAGGCCATCTCAACCCTCCACCTCACAATAAGGTGCAGGATCCCGACGGGCACCCCTTCCCTCTCTGGGACTGGCTCCGGAAAATGCGGCAAGAAAAAGCAGCGGGAAGACTTCCGAAGGACCGCCGCGCGGCACTGGAAGCCCTCGGAGTGTCCTGGGACATTCCCGAAGGGAAACGAGATCAGAGTTGGAATGCAAAATTCGCACTGGCCGAAGCATATTACCGCGCAAACGGCACTCTCGATGTCCCCTACTTGTACTCCACCGACCCGCCAGAAAGCGTGAAGCTCGGAGCATGGATCGCAACGCAGCGCAGGGCTTTCAAAAGTGGATCACTTTCAGTCGAACGGATAAGAAAGCTCGAAAGCGTGGGAATGCGGTGGTCGATGCATGGAGACTAG
- a CDS encoding MobC family plasmid mobilization relaxosome protein, giving the protein MTNPEKTPPGDEPPQQKKPRRTRARYPSRHSSPSGKAPWQSPAPGVAGAGQRRGAPTGEAAAEGGPQPEGTIKPRASRVRATSPRTRKRYPKPPAQKRSYVCSVRLNEAEHAHLSAAARAVGASLPAFLARAGSAAAADAQSAAAAVAGQRELVTELFAARRHLGQVGNNLNQVARAINSGGQPAETDAVIAAVHRAVQRVQDATDRLLERT; this is encoded by the coding sequence GTGACGAACCCCGAGAAAACACCGCCGGGCGACGAGCCGCCGCAGCAGAAGAAGCCCCGTCGCACGCGAGCAAGATATCCGTCAAGACACTCTTCCCCGTCGGGGAAGGCGCCGTGGCAGTCTCCCGCCCCGGGGGTGGCGGGAGCCGGTCAGCGCCGGGGGGCGCCGACCGGAGAAGCAGCGGCCGAGGGCGGACCGCAGCCGGAGGGGACGATCAAGCCGCGTGCGAGCCGAGTCCGCGCCACTTCCCCGCGTACCCGCAAGCGCTACCCCAAGCCGCCCGCCCAGAAGCGCTCCTACGTGTGCAGCGTCCGCCTCAACGAGGCGGAACACGCCCATCTCAGCGCCGCAGCCCGTGCTGTCGGCGCGAGCCTCCCGGCGTTCCTGGCCCGTGCCGGCAGCGCTGCCGCGGCCGACGCTCAGTCCGCCGCTGCAGCGGTCGCCGGGCAACGAGAGCTGGTGACCGAGCTGTTCGCTGCCCGCCGGCACCTGGGACAGGTCGGGAACAACCTCAACCAAGTCGCCCGCGCGATCAACTCCGGCGGCCAGCCGGCCGAAACCGACGCCGTGATCGCCGCCGTCCACCGGGCCGTCCAGCGGGTCCAGGACGCCACCGACCGGCTCCTGGAGCGCACGTGA
- a CDS encoding MSCRAMM family protein — MPSPATPHGGPTRDVLTSGISIHVTATDDTPVSGATFVLTDVAGTTTASGIADADGRLSFADLPAGLYHLRQTATGSAAIQPAADQDVVVPADSTLPTLVTVIDRFTPANLTVRVTDRTGKPLPGAVVAVTDSSGTTLTITTGHSGSAQTALPITNRTGTVYTATERSGPNGAPLHGQHITLRAEPGALVAITLTDPTTPSTPPTTAATSTTAPTPSATHPTSRASQLSATAQAPSASGAPTGRVPRAQLAQTGADATTWLAGIAGLLMIVGAGALSGASHRRAQSKRERDGRSARSSR; from the coding sequence ACCGACGACACCCCCGTCTCCGGCGCCACCTTCGTCCTCACCGACGTGGCCGGCACCACCACGGCCTCCGGCATCGCCGACGCCGACGGCCGTCTCTCCTTCGCCGACCTTCCCGCGGGCCTCTACCACCTTCGACAGACGGCGACCGGCTCTGCCGCCATCCAGCCTGCGGCCGACCAGGACGTCGTCGTTCCCGCCGACTCCACCCTCCCCACCCTCGTCACCGTGATCGACCGTTTCACCCCGGCCAATCTCACCGTCCGCGTCACCGACCGAACCGGCAAACCCCTCCCAGGCGCCGTCGTCGCCGTTACCGACTCCTCCGGCACAACGCTCACGATCACCACCGGCCACTCGGGCAGCGCCCAGACGGCCCTGCCGATCACCAACCGCACCGGCACCGTCTACACCGCAACTGAGCGCTCCGGCCCCAACGGCGCACCCCTGCACGGGCAGCACATCACCCTGCGCGCCGAACCGGGTGCCCTGGTCGCCATCACCCTCACCGACCCCACCACGCCCAGCACTCCGCCGACCACCGCCGCCACGTCGACCACGGCGCCGACACCGTCCGCAACTCATCCAACCTCGCGCGCCAGCCAACTCTCGGCGACCGCCCAGGCGCCGTCGGCCTCCGGTGCGCCAACCGGCCGCGTACCGCGCGCCCAACTCGCCCAGACCGGAGCCGACGCGACCACATGGCTCGCCGGAATCGCCGGCCTCCTCATGATCGTCGGCGCGGGAGCGTTGTCGGGTGCTTCCCACCGCCGCGCTCAGAGCAAGCGCGAGCGTGACGGTAGATCAGCCCGGTCCTCCCGCTAA
- a CDS encoding DUF317 domain-containing protein encodes MFWSPVGDVRFLTSPRYLAGDDGALADQVCASLADAGWSCWTTSRQTLLLAAPSQLVSAEWVLPDQPMLLGDLPVAWRVSARAEPARRRASWNAYLTTGLPGEVVVAFALAADAGVQASGSGGPETVVDELLGAGWSPDPVHPDSSVWDPHLVACFTLRALPDGIWDEDPTLHLSGWQAWAEPESGASYLWCAAFSHSTPHALVAAFAAALSAPRPVIRRLIPVLGRRLITVTPT; translated from the coding sequence ATGTTCTGGTCGCCCGTGGGCGACGTCCGCTTCCTGACCAGCCCGCGCTATCTTGCCGGTGACGACGGGGCGTTGGCCGATCAGGTCTGCGCCTCCCTCGCCGATGCCGGCTGGTCTTGTTGGACCACCTCTCGTCAAACTCTTCTGCTCGCCGCGCCCAGCCAGCTCGTCAGCGCCGAATGGGTTTTGCCCGACCAGCCCATGCTGCTGGGCGATCTGCCTGTGGCCTGGCGTGTATCGGCCCGTGCTGAGCCTGCGCGGCGAAGAGCGTCCTGGAACGCCTACCTCACCACCGGGTTGCCTGGTGAAGTCGTCGTCGCGTTCGCGTTGGCCGCTGACGCTGGCGTACAGGCTTCTGGATCGGGTGGGCCCGAGACCGTAGTCGACGAGTTGTTGGGGGCGGGCTGGTCGCCGGACCCGGTCCATCCCGACAGTTCGGTCTGGGACCCCCACTTGGTCGCCTGCTTCACTCTGCGCGCGCTTCCTGACGGTATTTGGGACGAGGATCCGACCCTCCACCTGTCTGGTTGGCAGGCGTGGGCCGAACCCGAGTCCGGTGCTTCCTACCTGTGGTGCGCCGCCTTCAGCCACTCCACTCCGCACGCGCTTGTGGCGGCCTTTGCTGCCGCGCTCAGCGCCCCCCGCCCCGTTATCCGCCGCCTCATTCCCGTCCTCGGCCGACGCTTGATCACGGTGACCCCTACCTAG